ttttaCGGTACCCATCAAGCAAATATACTCCTCCACAGGAGAAGAGGACtttacaacaacaaaagcatCTCTGTTGTATTAAGAGCttggggattaaaaaaaaaaaacaacaaacaaacaaacaaaaaagactaAACATGCTGAACAATGGAAAGCCTCTCAATATCCTCATTTGCAGTGCACaatcaaaaccccaaaacctcatttGATACCTACAGCATTTCAGCCATATTTGGATTCGGTTTACTTCAGTGCATTCTGTGCAGAACTTCATCTATCAAAACTGTCAGATGACATTTTTTTATACCTTACAATATAAAACTCCAGGTTCTATTAAAATTCCCTCAGGAGCAAACATGGGgtttactttttccttcctcagaaCAACGAGACATCCATTACAAGTCAATTCCACTAAAACCAGTCAAGAGATCTAAAAACCCACTACCTTCTTGAACACTAAATAGTTACTGGgcacaaaataaatttaaaaaaatacaattaaatacTCCAGAAGAACTTACTGCTCTGATTAGAAACAGGCAAAACATTTGGGAACTCTTGGAATTTAAGTATCTTCAGAATTTGTGTGATACTTCATATAATACTGAACAGACCTAgtgatttatttaataatttcctaTTCACAAAGcttgttttttcctcacaatTAAATCAACAGGATTGAGTCCTGCCTCTCAGGAGGCCTTCtataaaagcagaagctgctctTCAGACTTTGGTTGCGCAGATGTTTAGAACAGTTTGACTCTGCTTGCGTTTCAAAGATGATTATAACATGCTCAAAAATTCTTTGacctgcaaaaagaaacaaatatggTCAATCAAACTAAGTACTTATCaacagaaatacacagcaaCTACATTTACCTCCCCATTGCTTTATGCTTTACTAGAACCTATAGAAACAGGAACTGGAAAAAACAATCTTAGGCTCAGCTATGCCATTTCTTGTCCATCCAGAACTTTTTCATCCATGATACCTGTAATTTAGCAGGTACAGAGACACACTCAGTGGCACGATGTTCATTCCTCCCATGGTCCTAAACTATGGCCCTATGTTGCAAATGATTTATCTTAAAAGCAAGTCTAACCTAAACACGAGGAAGATAATGAGCACCTCAAAACACCAGCATTTGGAAAACACCAAGTAACACCCACTGCCAGAACACTGCTCACATTTCACGTCACTGAACAACCCAACATATCTAATTACTATGTTCCTTGGAATTTGAGGATGGCAAGTAACATTACCCAGCAAAACCACAGctcctgaaaaaaatctgatactGTAGAACAGTTCCACAAAGAGTTCAGGTACTGTTGAACTCCATTTCCAGTATTTTAAGAGTGGTTCAAATGGCTACAGCTACTTAAAAATCAATAGTGGCCCATAGAAAGCTATCTAAACCCTGAGTCAGAAATCCCTGATCTCACAGAGAGCATCAAAACCCAGCAAAGTACCTTAAATAATCCATGCAACGGCATGAGAACGGGATCCAAACCAGGTAGAGTGCTACCATTACACTCCTAAGTGTGGTCACTTCAGACAACATCTTAAATTCAGGTCACTACCAAAGGTGGCAGGAAGATAACATGCAGAGAATGTGCTTCTTGCCATAGATATGTGTGCTGCCTTGTCATGCCCCCTTCCCAAAAGAGTAATTATCCCTCTCTTTACAGCCTTGGGGTAGGAACTCAtcagtttgttttgcttatgAAATCTTACCTTTTCAGTCATGTGATCATATCTGtcctttttgcctttgaagTCTTCGTTAACATCTAATGTTAAAATAGGTATTTCCTGGAGATAGTCAAAATCTGTTCTGTATTGGGAcaggaacacagaaaatgttaGCAGCTGAAAACAAGTACCCATCGTTCAAGTCTCTGTCCGCATTTTCCTTGTTAAGAATCCCATGAGAACTGCAACTATAAACTACAGCCACAAACTCTGAGTATAAAGCAGCTTGAATTTACAGTGGCACCTAGGATACACAATTGATTCTCAAACATTCTCTTCCCCCAGCACCTGAAGTTAAATTCAACTGAGTATTAAATTAGCTCAGCTGAATCCTCTGCTATTCAGAGCTCTATGTGAAGACGACTCAAGGCACATTGCTTGTCCTAGTGATAATTAATATGCTGTCAAGCCACTACTACTAAAGAACAACAGATAGAAGCATTCCTAGAGTTTAACGTTACATATCAtaggaaaagctgaagtttcACTGGTGGAAAAAGTATTATGGAACACCCTTACGAAGATTTATCCATCCTTAAGTAATCATTAAACAAACCCTACCGCAGTGTCCTATGCTGAAGCCAACTTTCATGTTTGTAGTGAAGCTTCTCCAGATATTCAATGGGAATTTCTTGCTCTTCATCTCGTCCACGCAAGTAAATCCTATTTAAGCATTTCTAAAGGCAAAagataataatttaaaaaatgattgtTTTTGCAAAGGAAGTCTAGTTTGTGAAAGTTCCTTTTGCCAACCCTTCCTACTGTGCTCAATATGCCACTTTCTGCCAGAGATGAATATTCAACTTGCTAACTATCTTACTAGCATAGAAACATTATGCCATGTTCCACTGATGGAGCCCAGACTACAGACGAAACCAAAGGGGGACCCAAGGAAATGTATCATGTAATTTCTCCACTACAAGGAAAGTCTCAAGTAAGCTCTTTATTAAAAGAAGGGGTACCTGTGTATCGCATGAAAAGAGCACAGACAGGCATTTCAAAATCTCATTACATTTTGGGCTCTTAGGAACCCAGTTTTCCCATGTAGTAAATCATTTGTTCCTGTCTTGAACACATCCAGAGCTTCAATAAGAAGCCAATCAAAACTGTTTAAAACTGTTGTACTTTCCAATTTCAATATATGTTCTTCACTtaaagggggaggggaaaaaaaaaaacaaaacatatatatatgaaaaaaaaaaaagaaaagccctcaACAGCAAGCCTAACAAAAAAGCTCTCAGAGAAACTGTAGTTTTCAGCTTCAGTggtattttcttgtttgctctTGCCATATATTCTGTTTTTATAATTAGAAAACCATTATCATCacattttattcaaaaatacacaggctacatttgaaagaacattcttttctttaagtatTTCCAGACTGCTTAATCATAACTCAAGCATTGCAGCCTTCAGGGGAATACTGCAACCTGAACTAAACTGAAATCATCAGGACTATTACAGAGAAAGATAAGGGTAGCTCAAGATTTTAAGAATATCACATTTCAATAAGCATTTTTCAACTGTTTCTTTGCCTAAGACAGCCAAAGCAATCCCTAAAACACAGTGACATGCAGTGACACACAACTCTGACCTTACTGGAGTTGACTGCAAGCACATTATTCTGTTACCATAAAAAAAGCTCTAAATCATAGTTAAACCCtatacttaaagaaaaaaacaactacTATGAAAGCATAAACAAAGATCAAATTTTACAGGCAAGGCACAGAACATGCACTCTCGTTCTCTGTGAGGTCACACCTCGGGAGTGGCTCTGAGATAAATGATGCCATCCAGCGCCAGCCTCTGACCAAACTGCTGATTCATCCAGTTGTGCCAGTCTTGGTAAATAGTCCACTCAGTTTCATTCATGCAATCAGACTCGTACAAATTAGCTGCGAAGATGTACCTGTGAACACAAAATAGTTATGGAAACAGAAGTTAGCTTGAACACAGTTCTCGCTTTGTTTGCCTGAAGTACTGCACCTGTCAGTAGAAAAGAAGCTGAGCGTAGTAATTCTGCAACTTCTTTAAGGTATGCTTGGAGTGGAAATAAACAGCTGGTATCCTCACCCTCTGTGTCCACTGGAGCTGGCCAGAGATTTGTCCACAGGAAGCAGTAACATTGGCAGCTCAGATATCAAATCTAACCTTCTTAATTATCAAATCTAAACTTCCAAACCCAGAAGCACAGGGTACAGCATTAGCAAATAGCTATGTCTGTAATCAAGGaccataaaagaaaacaagggtAAGTGACAAAGGAAGAAACTGTTTGTGACTCTTCtgttcctctcctttctttgaAGGGAAACGTGCACGCACAAAGCATGAAAAACTTACCCTCAAAGAATGAGAAACTACACATTCTGTTACTTGAGGATATACAACAAAATTACAAACCCTCTAACCAATAGTTTTACTTAGGAGAATTTTTATCTTCACTTGAAGGACTCCAGTCCAACGTACCTGTCGCTGTAGACAGATCGCTCGAAGAAAACAACGGGATTCTCTGCTTCCCTGAGCTTGCCATCAAGGGACTTGAGCTGAGCCCGGATCCTGCTCAGGCACGCATATGTCTGGAAAGTGAAAGACCACCTCTCTGGTTTCTCATACATCATCTGAAGCACATTTCCACCACTCTTCTGCGATGTGGTCAGCTCCTGGTTGTCAACAAATACAGAGACCCCTTAAGTGAAGAAGGTGTGCAATTAAGGTGAAACAGAATTGCTCTACAACATTAAAGCTGTTCAGCCTTTATTTCAGGTTTACAACTGCTTCATTTACCTCTCAACCCTCTTTGTATTACAAGGCATAAACGCTAGAGCAACTCCTATGGCACTGAGCTGAATGAGCAACTCTCAGCAATCCACAATGCCAACGTGCTCAAGTACCAAAACACTTCGATCACTCTTTACAAggtttaataaaagaaaacatcctaTCAGTACAAAAAGTCAACAATATGGTAGAAAAATCCATGTTCCTTTTACTCTGCAAGTGTGAGCTTA
The window above is part of the Strigops habroptila isolate Jane chromosome 7, bStrHab1.2.pri, whole genome shotgun sequence genome. Proteins encoded here:
- the DCK gene encoding deoxycytidine kinase, producing the protein MATPPKRGRLEGRIKKVAVEGNIAAGKSTFVEILKQAGEEWEVVPEPVARWCNVQPNSEEDCEELTTSQKSGGNVLQMMYEKPERWSFTFQTYACLSRIRAQLKSLDGKLREAENPVVFFERSVYSDRYIFAANLYESDCMNETEWTIYQDWHNWMNQQFGQRLALDGIIYLRATPEKCLNRIYLRGRDEEQEIPIEYLEKLHYKHESWLQHRTLRTDFDYLQEIPILTLDVNEDFKGKKDRYDHMTEKVKEFLSML